From the genome of Thiovibrio frasassiensis:
CGGATCACGGAAATCATCAGCCAGGCGGACCGGGTCAAAAACATCGCCTGAGCAAGGAAACCCTCTGACCGACCCTGTCGGCAAGGCTGTGGACAGAACCATTATGACGATCCGGCAACCATCATCCACACAAAGACCGTTCCGGGCCAAGGCGCTGGCCGCCTTGGCGGCCAGCCTGCTCTACCATCTCTTCTGCCCGCTCATGCTCTTGGCCGCCGAACAGCTCACTGGCGCGACCGGCACAGCCGCCGCCCCGCTGCTCACCGCCAATCAGGAAACCATTTCCCTGACCACGGCCATCTTTAAAACCCTTGGCTCACTCATCATTGTGATCGGCCTCATGCTGCTCCTGCTGTTTTGGGTAAAAAAAATGGGGTTTACCAAGGGCGGTTCCCGGACAGAAGGGCTCATTACCGTGCTCGACAGCCAGATGCTGGCCGCCAAAAAGCAGGTGAGCGTCCTGGAGGTCGCCGGAACATATCTGGTGGTCGGACTCGGCGAACAACAGATCACCCTGCTTGCCACCCTTGAGCCCAATGAGCGGCTCACGGCGGCAAGCCAAAAAAGAAGCACCCCGCTGCCACCCGCTTTTGCCGCCATGCTCCAGAAGGCGGCCCAAGGCGTTTCCGGGCTCAAACAAAAAAAAGAAGGCTCTGCCAATGCGGAATAAAGTGCCATCCTGGCCCATCCTCATCGGGCTCCTTGCAGGACTCATCCTCCTTTGGCCCGGCGACAGCTTTGCCGTGACCCTGCCCACCCTGCAGATCGGGCTGGGCGAAGCCCAGAATCCCAAACAGGTTTCCGTGCTCATCGAGATCCTCCTGCTCTTCACGGTGCTCTCCATGGCTCCGGCCATTCTCCTGATGATGACCTCCTTCACCCGGTTGGTGATCGCCTTTTCTTTTTTGCGCCAAGCCATGGGCACCCAACAGATGCCGCCGACCCAGATCATGATCGGCTTGGCCCTTTTCCTGACCATGTTCATCATGACCCCCGTCTTTACGGAGATCAACACCACCGCCGTCAAGCCATACATGGCCGAACAGATCAACGCGGAACAGGCCCTGGTCGAGGCGGCAAAACCGGTGCGCGCCTTCATGTTCAAGCAGACCAGGGAAAAAGACCTGGAGCTCTTTCTCTCCCTGGCCAAGACCCCAAAGCCAAAAAACAAGGAAGAGGTCGCCACCACCGTGCTCATCCCGGCCTTCATGATCAGTGAGCTCAAAACCGCCTTCACCATTGGCTTTGTCCTCTTCCTCCCCTTTATGATCATCGACATGGTGGTGGCCAGCATCCTGCTCTCCATGGGCATGATGATGCTGCCGCCGGTCATGGTCTCCCTGCCCTTCAAGCTGTTGCTTTTTGTTCTGGTGGATGGCTGGTACCTGATTGTCGGCTCTCTCGTAAAAAGTTTTGGGGTGTAGCCATGACTCCTGCCGAAGCAATCAACCTTACCCAAAACGCTGTGGTCATGACCCTGTTGCTCTCCGCCCCAGTGCTGCTGGTGGCCATGGTGGTCGGATTGCTGATTTCTCTGTTTCAGGCGATCACCCAGATCCAGGAGATGACCCTAACCTTTGTCCCC
Proteins encoded in this window:
- a CDS encoding FliO/MopB family protein translates to MTIRQPSSTQRPFRAKALAALAASLLYHLFCPLMLLAAEQLTGATGTAAAPLLTANQETISLTTAIFKTLGSLIIVIGLMLLLLFWVKKMGFTKGGSRTEGLITVLDSQMLAAKKQVSVLEVAGTYLVVGLGEQQITLLATLEPNERLTAASQKRSTPLPPAFAAMLQKAAQGVSGLKQKKEGSANAE
- the fliP gene encoding flagellar type III secretion system pore protein FliP (The bacterial flagellar biogenesis protein FliP forms a type III secretion system (T3SS)-type pore required for flagellar assembly.), which translates into the protein MRNKVPSWPILIGLLAGLILLWPGDSFAVTLPTLQIGLGEAQNPKQVSVLIEILLLFTVLSMAPAILLMMTSFTRLVIAFSFLRQAMGTQQMPPTQIMIGLALFLTMFIMTPVFTEINTTAVKPYMAEQINAEQALVEAAKPVRAFMFKQTREKDLELFLSLAKTPKPKNKEEVATTVLIPAFMISELKTAFTIGFVLFLPFMIIDMVVASILLSMGMMMLPPVMVSLPFKLLLFVLVDGWYLIVGSLVKSFGV
- the fliQ gene encoding flagellar biosynthesis protein FliQ, translating into MTPAEAINLTQNAVVMTLLLSAPVLLVAMVVGLLISLFQAITQIQEMTLTFVPKIVAVMATLLFLSSWMINKLVDYTHDLIVSIPTIIH